One Mangifera indica cultivar Alphonso chromosome 4, CATAS_Mindica_2.1, whole genome shotgun sequence genomic region harbors:
- the LOC123214481 gene encoding uncharacterized protein LOC123214481 isoform X1, protein MKFVSDNEQVFVHPALDRKPDSKPFDYQDIPLESLKEFQNKLFCASKPNEGDADKSSYMINDADGWTVTKLDHSMSLNNITEDNEKDIIDLAAQQSHSCRETESFKNSVFNMDNNVLECELPELIVCYKESTDHVKDICIDEGVLSHDRFLFESDMDEKGVCSFLLPEKNGNDEPMGEKINTVMPLVDVLKSSAENDSNTLTVNQYDFPLKHDSDKDTVGLCDSNDLMLMDEVKDDEIDKTADDVSKNFSLGDLLSRQYLTTDDSYSKSSDSDERETENQQGCDGKTVLASSAFVSLAEEPNGSTEEEITASSDLVTLVEESNNGGEEAILANLAMVSANEGKHNDSKETTWASPDLVSGEAILANTALVSPANKSSIGAEEGELETNPLVLAAEESNNGSEEGILENSAAVSIDKEKHNEPTSASQDLVSGSEESTNSSMDEKLLYNSKVETGSITFDFNASAPTSRGREECSLNGDSKQNGTADTSKLEYAPRLSVSSQVPNSVGESSFSATGPTSGLITYSGPIAYSGSLSLRSDSSTTSTRSFAFPILQPEWNCSPVRMAKADRRHFRKHKCWKQGLLCCRF, encoded by the exons ATGAAATTTG TTTCAGATAATGAACAAGTGTTTGTGCATCCAGCTTTAGACCGCAAGCCTGATTCTAAACCTTTTGATTATCAAGACATTCCTTTGGAGTCACTGAAGGAATTTCAGAACAAACTCTTTTGTGCTTCAAAACCCAATGAGGGGGATGCAGATAAATCATCATATATGATAAATGATGCAGATGGTTGGACTGTTACAAAACTTGATCATTCTATGAGTTTGAACAATATAACGGAGGACAATGAAAAGGATATCATAGATCTGGCAGCTCAACAATCTCATTCTTGCCGAGAAACAGAATCATTCAAGAACTCAGTTTTTAATATGGACAACAATGTTTTGGAATGTGAACTACCTGAGTTGATAGTTTGTTACAAAGAGAGTACAGACCATGTCAAGGATATTTGCATTGATGAGGGAGTACTTTCCCATGACAGGTTCCTGTTTGAGAGTGATATGGATGAGAAGGGTGTCTGTTCCTTCCTTCTTCCTGAAAAGAATGGAAATGATGAACCGATGGGGGAAAAAATCAATACTGTTATGCCTCTCGTTGATGTGTTGAAATCTTCTGCAGAAAATGATTCTAATACGCTTACTGTTAATCAATATGATTTTCCACTCAAGCATGATTCTGACAAGGATACTGTTGGTCTGTGTGATTCTAACGATTTGATGCTGATGGATGAAGTAAAAGATGATGAAATAGACAAGACAGCAGATGATGTCTCAAAAAATTTCTCACTTGGAGATTTGCTCTCAAGGCAATATTTGACCACAGATGACTCATACTCCAAGTCTTCTGATAGTGATGAAAGAGAGACTGAAAATCAGCAG GGCTGTGATGGAAAAACAGTCTTGGCAAGTTCTGCTTTTGTTTCTCTAGCTGAAGAACCAAATGGTAGCACTGAGGAAGAGATTACAGCGAGCTCTGATTTGGTTACTTTGGTTGAAGAATCCAACAATGGCGGTGAGGAAGCAATCTTGGCAAACCTTGCAATGGTTTCTGCAAACGAAGGAAAGCATAATGACAGTAAAGAGACGACCTGGGCAAGCCCTGATCTGGTTTCAGGAGAAGCAATCTTGGCAAACACAGCTTTGGTTTCTCCAGCCAACAAATCAAGCATTGGCGCTGAGGAAGGAGAGTTGGAGACCAATCCTTTGGTTTTGGCAGCTGAAGAATCAAACAATGGCAGTGAGGAAGGAATTTTGGAAAATTCTGCTGCAGTTTCCATAGACAAAGAAAAGCACAATGAACCAACCTCGGCAAGCCAAGATCTGGTTTCTGGATCTGAAGAATCAACAAACAGCAGCATGGATGAAAAGTTATTGTATAATAGCAAGGTGGAGACTGGAAGCATAACTTTCGATTTCAATGCTTCTGCTCCCACATCAAGAGGTAGAGAGGAATGTTCTCTGAATGGTGATTCTAAACAAAATGGGACTGCAGACACCTCAAAACTTGAATATGCTCCACGGCTATCAGTTTCAAGCCAGGTTCCCAATAGTGTTGGGGAGTCAAGCTTCTCTGCAACAGGTCCTACATCAGGTCTGATAACTTATTCAGGGCCAATAGCGTATTCTGGCAGCCTCTCGCTTAGATCTGATAGCAGCACAACAAGCACCCGTTCTTTTGCCTTTCCTAT ATTACAGCCCGAGTGGAATTGCAGTCCAGTAAGAATGGCAAAAGCTGATAGGAGACATTTCCGGAAGCATAAATGTTGGAAACAGGGCCTTCTCTGCTGTAGATTCTAA
- the LOC123214481 gene encoding uncharacterized protein LOC123214481 isoform X2 gives MKFDNEQVFVHPALDRKPDSKPFDYQDIPLESLKEFQNKLFCASKPNEGDADKSSYMINDADGWTVTKLDHSMSLNNITEDNEKDIIDLAAQQSHSCRETESFKNSVFNMDNNVLECELPELIVCYKESTDHVKDICIDEGVLSHDRFLFESDMDEKGVCSFLLPEKNGNDEPMGEKINTVMPLVDVLKSSAENDSNTLTVNQYDFPLKHDSDKDTVGLCDSNDLMLMDEVKDDEIDKTADDVSKNFSLGDLLSRQYLTTDDSYSKSSDSDERETENQQGCDGKTVLASSAFVSLAEEPNGSTEEEITASSDLVTLVEESNNGGEEAILANLAMVSANEGKHNDSKETTWASPDLVSGEAILANTALVSPANKSSIGAEEGELETNPLVLAAEESNNGSEEGILENSAAVSIDKEKHNEPTSASQDLVSGSEESTNSSMDEKLLYNSKVETGSITFDFNASAPTSRGREECSLNGDSKQNGTADTSKLEYAPRLSVSSQVPNSVGESSFSATGPTSGLITYSGPIAYSGSLSLRSDSSTTSTRSFAFPILQPEWNCSPVRMAKADRRHFRKHKCWKQGLLCCRF, from the exons ATGAAATTTG ATAATGAACAAGTGTTTGTGCATCCAGCTTTAGACCGCAAGCCTGATTCTAAACCTTTTGATTATCAAGACATTCCTTTGGAGTCACTGAAGGAATTTCAGAACAAACTCTTTTGTGCTTCAAAACCCAATGAGGGGGATGCAGATAAATCATCATATATGATAAATGATGCAGATGGTTGGACTGTTACAAAACTTGATCATTCTATGAGTTTGAACAATATAACGGAGGACAATGAAAAGGATATCATAGATCTGGCAGCTCAACAATCTCATTCTTGCCGAGAAACAGAATCATTCAAGAACTCAGTTTTTAATATGGACAACAATGTTTTGGAATGTGAACTACCTGAGTTGATAGTTTGTTACAAAGAGAGTACAGACCATGTCAAGGATATTTGCATTGATGAGGGAGTACTTTCCCATGACAGGTTCCTGTTTGAGAGTGATATGGATGAGAAGGGTGTCTGTTCCTTCCTTCTTCCTGAAAAGAATGGAAATGATGAACCGATGGGGGAAAAAATCAATACTGTTATGCCTCTCGTTGATGTGTTGAAATCTTCTGCAGAAAATGATTCTAATACGCTTACTGTTAATCAATATGATTTTCCACTCAAGCATGATTCTGACAAGGATACTGTTGGTCTGTGTGATTCTAACGATTTGATGCTGATGGATGAAGTAAAAGATGATGAAATAGACAAGACAGCAGATGATGTCTCAAAAAATTTCTCACTTGGAGATTTGCTCTCAAGGCAATATTTGACCACAGATGACTCATACTCCAAGTCTTCTGATAGTGATGAAAGAGAGACTGAAAATCAGCAG GGCTGTGATGGAAAAACAGTCTTGGCAAGTTCTGCTTTTGTTTCTCTAGCTGAAGAACCAAATGGTAGCACTGAGGAAGAGATTACAGCGAGCTCTGATTTGGTTACTTTGGTTGAAGAATCCAACAATGGCGGTGAGGAAGCAATCTTGGCAAACCTTGCAATGGTTTCTGCAAACGAAGGAAAGCATAATGACAGTAAAGAGACGACCTGGGCAAGCCCTGATCTGGTTTCAGGAGAAGCAATCTTGGCAAACACAGCTTTGGTTTCTCCAGCCAACAAATCAAGCATTGGCGCTGAGGAAGGAGAGTTGGAGACCAATCCTTTGGTTTTGGCAGCTGAAGAATCAAACAATGGCAGTGAGGAAGGAATTTTGGAAAATTCTGCTGCAGTTTCCATAGACAAAGAAAAGCACAATGAACCAACCTCGGCAAGCCAAGATCTGGTTTCTGGATCTGAAGAATCAACAAACAGCAGCATGGATGAAAAGTTATTGTATAATAGCAAGGTGGAGACTGGAAGCATAACTTTCGATTTCAATGCTTCTGCTCCCACATCAAGAGGTAGAGAGGAATGTTCTCTGAATGGTGATTCTAAACAAAATGGGACTGCAGACACCTCAAAACTTGAATATGCTCCACGGCTATCAGTTTCAAGCCAGGTTCCCAATAGTGTTGGGGAGTCAAGCTTCTCTGCAACAGGTCCTACATCAGGTCTGATAACTTATTCAGGGCCAATAGCGTATTCTGGCAGCCTCTCGCTTAGATCTGATAGCAGCACAACAAGCACCCGTTCTTTTGCCTTTCCTAT ATTACAGCCCGAGTGGAATTGCAGTCCAGTAAGAATGGCAAAAGCTGATAGGAGACATTTCCGGAAGCATAAATGTTGGAAACAGGGCCTTCTCTGCTGTAGATTCTAA
- the LOC123214481 gene encoding uncharacterized protein LOC123214481 isoform X3, with protein MKFALDRKPDSKPFDYQDIPLESLKEFQNKLFCASKPNEGDADKSSYMINDADGWTVTKLDHSMSLNNITEDNEKDIIDLAAQQSHSCRETESFKNSVFNMDNNVLECELPELIVCYKESTDHVKDICIDEGVLSHDRFLFESDMDEKGVCSFLLPEKNGNDEPMGEKINTVMPLVDVLKSSAENDSNTLTVNQYDFPLKHDSDKDTVGLCDSNDLMLMDEVKDDEIDKTADDVSKNFSLGDLLSRQYLTTDDSYSKSSDSDERETENQQGCDGKTVLASSAFVSLAEEPNGSTEEEITASSDLVTLVEESNNGGEEAILANLAMVSANEGKHNDSKETTWASPDLVSGEAILANTALVSPANKSSIGAEEGELETNPLVLAAEESNNGSEEGILENSAAVSIDKEKHNEPTSASQDLVSGSEESTNSSMDEKLLYNSKVETGSITFDFNASAPTSRGREECSLNGDSKQNGTADTSKLEYAPRLSVSSQVPNSVGESSFSATGPTSGLITYSGPIAYSGSLSLRSDSSTTSTRSFAFPILQPEWNCSPVRMAKADRRHFRKHKCWKQGLLCCRF; from the exons ATGAAATTTG CTTTAGACCGCAAGCCTGATTCTAAACCTTTTGATTATCAAGACATTCCTTTGGAGTCACTGAAGGAATTTCAGAACAAACTCTTTTGTGCTTCAAAACCCAATGAGGGGGATGCAGATAAATCATCATATATGATAAATGATGCAGATGGTTGGACTGTTACAAAACTTGATCATTCTATGAGTTTGAACAATATAACGGAGGACAATGAAAAGGATATCATAGATCTGGCAGCTCAACAATCTCATTCTTGCCGAGAAACAGAATCATTCAAGAACTCAGTTTTTAATATGGACAACAATGTTTTGGAATGTGAACTACCTGAGTTGATAGTTTGTTACAAAGAGAGTACAGACCATGTCAAGGATATTTGCATTGATGAGGGAGTACTTTCCCATGACAGGTTCCTGTTTGAGAGTGATATGGATGAGAAGGGTGTCTGTTCCTTCCTTCTTCCTGAAAAGAATGGAAATGATGAACCGATGGGGGAAAAAATCAATACTGTTATGCCTCTCGTTGATGTGTTGAAATCTTCTGCAGAAAATGATTCTAATACGCTTACTGTTAATCAATATGATTTTCCACTCAAGCATGATTCTGACAAGGATACTGTTGGTCTGTGTGATTCTAACGATTTGATGCTGATGGATGAAGTAAAAGATGATGAAATAGACAAGACAGCAGATGATGTCTCAAAAAATTTCTCACTTGGAGATTTGCTCTCAAGGCAATATTTGACCACAGATGACTCATACTCCAAGTCTTCTGATAGTGATGAAAGAGAGACTGAAAATCAGCAG GGCTGTGATGGAAAAACAGTCTTGGCAAGTTCTGCTTTTGTTTCTCTAGCTGAAGAACCAAATGGTAGCACTGAGGAAGAGATTACAGCGAGCTCTGATTTGGTTACTTTGGTTGAAGAATCCAACAATGGCGGTGAGGAAGCAATCTTGGCAAACCTTGCAATGGTTTCTGCAAACGAAGGAAAGCATAATGACAGTAAAGAGACGACCTGGGCAAGCCCTGATCTGGTTTCAGGAGAAGCAATCTTGGCAAACACAGCTTTGGTTTCTCCAGCCAACAAATCAAGCATTGGCGCTGAGGAAGGAGAGTTGGAGACCAATCCTTTGGTTTTGGCAGCTGAAGAATCAAACAATGGCAGTGAGGAAGGAATTTTGGAAAATTCTGCTGCAGTTTCCATAGACAAAGAAAAGCACAATGAACCAACCTCGGCAAGCCAAGATCTGGTTTCTGGATCTGAAGAATCAACAAACAGCAGCATGGATGAAAAGTTATTGTATAATAGCAAGGTGGAGACTGGAAGCATAACTTTCGATTTCAATGCTTCTGCTCCCACATCAAGAGGTAGAGAGGAATGTTCTCTGAATGGTGATTCTAAACAAAATGGGACTGCAGACACCTCAAAACTTGAATATGCTCCACGGCTATCAGTTTCAAGCCAGGTTCCCAATAGTGTTGGGGAGTCAAGCTTCTCTGCAACAGGTCCTACATCAGGTCTGATAACTTATTCAGGGCCAATAGCGTATTCTGGCAGCCTCTCGCTTAGATCTGATAGCAGCACAACAAGCACCCGTTCTTTTGCCTTTCCTAT ATTACAGCCCGAGTGGAATTGCAGTCCAGTAAGAATGGCAAAAGCTGATAGGAGACATTTCCGGAAGCATAAATGTTGGAAACAGGGCCTTCTCTGCTGTAGATTCTAA
- the LOC123214482 gene encoding protein GOLVEN 6, which translates to MELMEITLFFVISLSLILQAPFASSLQIQVQSSHEKAIEVQLADLPTLPRKLRITAEVSVTQHEGTDTRSRNKQKHEHELFQAGKKTHNKEKGEMHGSRGTWEEWVERTDTSEYFTMDYSNVKRRRPIHNKALPVGP; encoded by the exons ATGGAGCTTATGGAAATCACTTTATTTTTCGTAATCAGTCTTTCTTTAATACTGCAAGCCCCCTTTGCTTCTTCTCTGCAAATTCAAGTGCAATCTTCACATGAAAAAG CCATTGAAGTACAGCTTGCGGATCTGCCAACACTGCCCAGAAAGCTCAGAATCACTGCTGAAGTATCA GTTACACAACATGAAGGTACAGACACAAGGTCACGCAACAAGCAGAAGCATGAGCATGAGCTTTTTCAAGCTG GGAAGAAGACACACaacaaagaaaaaggagagaTGCATGGAAGCAGAGGGACATGGGAAGAATGGGTGGAGAGGACAGACACGTCAGAGTATTTTACGATGGATTATTCTAATGTAAAACGACGACGTCCCATTCATAACAAGGCCTTGCCGGTTGGTCCATGA
- the LOC123214880 gene encoding uncharacterized protein LOC123214880, giving the protein MEDFWKRAKTFAEEAAKKSQSITTSTKIADLVAETAKKSKELALEASKKADEIKTAALKQADQIPIKSITDIIPPQLSSLSSIATSSSSSSSSSDLTVSESELRKFGVTDDLKEFVRGFTSNTFQNFPVQDEAETSDVPTTASNVRKDLTEWQERHATLVLTTVKAISKLRYELCPRVMKERKFWKIYFTLVSTHVAPYEKQYMEEIKLKAEKDIKDDKVKPTPGVGDTDKSEVAGKSLKNKTSSAEQDLDSFLLGDLEDSDGGADDGDASFGDDFDKIGNSDVEDEKHPEKADDATKS; this is encoded by the exons ATGGAAGACTTTTGGAAGAGAGCCAAAACCTTTGCGGAGGAAGCGGCGAAAAAATCTCAAAGCATTACGACCTCGACCAAAATCGCCGATCTGGTTGCCGAGACTGCTAAGAAGTCTAAAGAACTGGCATTGGAAGCGTCTAAGAAGGCCGATGAGATCAAAACTGCGGCGCTCAAACAAGCCGATCAGATCCCTATCAAGTCCATCACCGACATCATTCCTCCTCAGCTCTCATCGTTGTCCTCCATTGctacatcatcatcatcttcttcttcttcttcggatCTCACCGTCTCTGAATCGGAGCTCCGGAAATTCGGTGTCACGGATGATTTAAAAGAGTTCGTTAGAGGATTTACTTCTAATACATTCCAGAACTTTCCTGTTCAAG ATGAAGCTGAGACCTCTGATGTGCCTACCACGGCTTCTAATGTAAGGAAGGATCTGACCGAGTGGCAAGAGAGACACGCTACGCTTGTTCTCACCACTGTCAAG GCAATTTCCAAGTTGAGATATGAATTATGCCCCCGTGTTATGAAAGAAAGGAAATTCTGGAAGATATATTTTACGCTTGTTAGCACTCATGTTGCTCC GTATGAGAAGCAGTACATGGAGGAAATTAAGCTCAAAGCAGAGAAGGATATCAAAGATGATAAAGTGAAGCCAACTCCAGGGGTTGGAGATACTGATAAATCAGAGGTGGCAGGAAAGagcttgaaaaataaaacttcatCTGCTGAGCAGGACCTGGATTCATTTCTTTTGGGAGATCTCGAAGATAGTGATGGAGGTGCAG ATGATGGTGATGCAAGCTTTGGTGATGATTTTGACAAGATTGGCAATTCT GATGTTGAGGATGAGAAGCATCCGGAGAAGGCAGATGATGCTACTAAAAGCTAG